A region of Paenibacillus thiaminolyticus DNA encodes the following proteins:
- a CDS encoding acetamidase/formamidase family protein, whose product MPKIHELNPDADTLHGFFSKDLEPALTIDSGDTVVFRTLDAGWGLERRAAPGEPRKKFTERKPSRQCPHFGHALVGPVYIRGARPGQTLEMKLHEIVPGSWGWTSAGGFPSYWNEKLGMTGVPEITLDFALDADRMVGRSQFGNFDYAVGLKPFMGVMGMPPPEPGQHTTFVPRPFGGNIDCKELQAGSTLYLPIPVEGGLFSIGDGHAVQGDGEVAGPALECPMERVSCTFTVRDDLPLAMPRAKTARGWLTMGFHEDLEEAMWMALQGMLDWMSSLYGLSRTEAYAYASLAVDLRITQIVNSVKGVHALLPYDALR is encoded by the coding sequence ATGCCGAAGATTCATGAATTGAACCCGGATGCAGACACGCTTCACGGCTTTTTTAGCAAAGATTTGGAGCCGGCGCTTACGATCGATTCCGGGGATACGGTTGTGTTCCGCACGTTGGACGCCGGATGGGGCTTGGAGAGGCGGGCCGCGCCGGGGGAGCCGAGGAAGAAGTTCACGGAGCGCAAGCCGAGCCGCCAGTGCCCGCACTTCGGACATGCGCTGGTGGGACCGGTATATATCCGTGGAGCCCGGCCGGGGCAGACGCTGGAGATGAAGCTCCATGAGATCGTACCTGGCTCATGGGGATGGACATCGGCGGGAGGCTTCCCGAGCTACTGGAATGAAAAGCTGGGGATGACCGGAGTGCCAGAGATTACCCTTGATTTTGCATTGGACGCCGACCGGATGGTGGGGCGAAGCCAGTTCGGCAATTTCGACTATGCTGTCGGTCTGAAGCCGTTCATGGGCGTCATGGGCATGCCGCCGCCGGAGCCGGGCCAGCATACGACCTTCGTGCCCCGGCCCTTCGGGGGAAATATCGACTGCAAAGAACTGCAGGCCGGCAGCACGCTGTATTTGCCAATCCCGGTGGAAGGAGGGCTGTTCTCTATCGGAGACGGACATGCGGTGCAAGGCGATGGCGAAGTGGCCGGCCCAGCGCTGGAGTGCCCGATGGAGAGAGTGAGCTGCACGTTCACGGTAAGGGACGACCTGCCGCTGGCGATGCCGAGGGCCAAGACCGCCAGAGGGTGGCTGACAATGGGATTTCATGAAGATCTGGAGGAAGCGATGTGGATGGCCCTGCAAGGCATGCTCGACTGGATGTCATCGCTCTATGGGCTGTCGCGTACAGAAGCGTATGCTTACGCCTCTTTGGCCGTCGATCTCCGGATTACGCAGATCGTGAATTCAGTCAAAGGCGTCCATGCGCTGCTTCCGTACGATGCACTGCGGTAA
- a CDS encoding alpha/beta hydrolase, which yields MSDIEAAIEEVELSRFVLMGFSRGVAYALGYALQHPDRIEGLIVGDYPAVHTQLKPGWVEFFSSLPPWRGKPLSERMSTAALHALQQESDPVMLWDRLPLLHCPALIIRGGTQGAALSAEAAEQYREKLPEAEIVVFEESDHHIFEPDTNVFIQAAERFMSGLRPDINDKKGVNIG from the coding sequence ATTAGCGATATCGAGGCCGCCATCGAAGAGGTGGAGCTGTCGCGGTTCGTCCTTATGGGCTTCTCCAGAGGGGTGGCCTATGCCCTTGGGTATGCGCTACAGCATCCGGATAGAATCGAGGGGTTGATTGTCGGGGATTACCCGGCGGTCCATACGCAATTGAAGCCGGGCTGGGTCGAGTTCTTCTCCTCGCTTCCGCCTTGGCGGGGCAAGCCGCTGTCCGAGCGAATGAGCACCGCGGCGCTGCATGCCCTGCAGCAGGAGTCTGACCCGGTCATGCTGTGGGACCGATTGCCGTTGCTCCATTGCCCCGCTTTGATCATTCGTGGCGGAACGCAAGGCGCCGCCTTGTCGGCGGAGGCAGCCGAGCAATACCGGGAGAAGCTGCCGGAAGCCGAGATCGTCGTCTTCGAGGAGAGCGATCATCATATTTTCGAGCCGGATACGAATGTATTCATTCAGGCAGCCGAGCGCTTCATGAGCGGTCTTCGGCCAGACATTAACGATAAGAAGGGTGTAAATATTGGATAA